CAGGCTACATGCTTTCTGTCAAACAAGTTCATAACTCGCTTATAAGGTTCAACAAACATCTGAATATCTATTTTCCCGATATTGATACAGCATGGCTACGCAAATACGAAACATGACTACATTCAAACAATATCAAAGAAAATACTATTGGAATACGTTTCAGAACACTAAGAACTATTTACAAGCTATGTCTTGGCTGGAAAGTAAATTGCAAGTAGCCTATAA
This is a stretch of genomic DNA from Parabacteroides chongii. It encodes these proteins:
- a CDS encoding phage integrase SAM-like domain-containing protein — protein: MLSVKQVHNSLIRFNKHLNIYFPDIDTAWLRKYET